From Lycium ferocissimum isolate CSIRO_LF1 chromosome 12, AGI_CSIRO_Lferr_CH_V1, whole genome shotgun sequence, one genomic window encodes:
- the LOC132040180 gene encoding pyrophosphate-energized vacuolar membrane proton pump-like has translation MGVTILTDLGTDILIPLCAVIGIAFSLFQWFLVSKVTVSSDNKAVGDDKNGYAESLIEEEEGINDQNVVQKCAEIQNAISEGSTSFLFTMYQYVGIFMVAFAILIFVFLGSVEGFSTKDQPCTYDITKTCKPALATAAFSTVSFLLGAVTSVVSGFLGMKIATYANARTTLEARKGVSKAFIVAFRSGAVMGFLLAANGLLVLFITILLFKMYYGDDWEGLFEAITGYGLGGSSMALFGRVGGGIYTKAADVGADLVGKVERNIPEDDPRNPAVIADNVGDNVGDIAGMGSDLFGSYAESSCAALVVASISSFGVNHEFTAMLYPLLISSVGILVCLLTTLFATDFFEVKAVKEIEPALKKQLVISTVLMTIGIAIVSWVALPSTFTIFNFGVQKEVQSWQLFLCVAVGLWAGLVIGFVTEYYTSNAYSPVQDVADSCRTGAATNVIFGLALGYKSVIIPIFAIAISIFVSFSFAAMYGIAVAALGMLSTIATGLAIDAYGPISDNAGGIAEMAGMSHRIRERTDALDAAGNTTAAIGKGFAIGSAALVSLALFGAFVSRAAISTVDVLTPKVFIGLLVGAMLPYWFSAMTMKSVGSAALKMVEEVRRQFNTIPGLMEGTAKPDYATCVKISTDASIKEMIPPGCLVMLTPLIVGILFGVETLSGVLAGSLVSGVQIAISASNTGGAWDNAKKYIEAGASEHARTLGPKGSDAHKAAVIGDTVGDPLKDTSGPSLNILIKLMAVESLVFAPFFATHGGLLFKLF, from the exons atgggagTGACAATTTTAACAGATCTGGGAACGGATATTTTGATTCCGTTATGTGCGGTCATAGGCATAGCTTTCTCCCTTTTCCAGTGGTTTCTCGTATCAAAAGTTACGGTTAGTAGTGATAATAAGGCTGTTGGTGATGATAAGAATGGTTATGCTGAATCTttaattgaagaagaagaagggattAATGACCAAAATGTTGTTCAAAAATGCGCTGAGATTCAAAACGCCATTTCTGAAG GATCAACGTCATTTCTCTTTACAATGTACCAGTATGTTGGTATTTTCATGGTTGCTTTTGCAATCTTGATCTTCGTTTTCCTCGGCTCTGTTGAGGGTTTCAGCACAAAGGACCAGCCTTGTACATATGACATCACCAAAACTTGCAAGCCAGCTCTTGCCACTGCTGCCTTCAGCACCGTATCCTTCTTGCTTGGTGCTGTTACCTCTGTGGTGTCCGGGTTCCTTGGAATGAAAATTGCTACATATGCAAATGCCAGAACTACCTTGGAGGCTAGAAAAGGTGTCAGCAAGGCTTTTATTGTTGCATTCAGATCTGGTGCTGTGATGGGTTTCCTTCTTGCTGCAAACGGTCTTTTGGTTTTGTTCATAACCATCCTTCTATTTAAGATGTACTACGGTGACGACTGGGAAGGTCTATTTGAGGCTATAACTGGTTATGGTCTTGGTGGATCTTCAATGGCTCTCTTTGGTAGAGTTGGTGGAGGAATTTATACCAAGGCAGCTGATGTTGGAGCTGATCTTGTGGGCAAGGTGGAGAGAAACATCCCTGAAGACGATCCTAGAAACCCAGCG GTGATTGCTGACAATGTTGGTGACAATGTCGGAGATATTGCTGGTATGGGATCAGATCTGTTTGGATCATATGCAGAATCATCCTGTGCAGCTCTTGTTGTTGCTTCAATCTCCTCCTTTGGTGTCAATCATGAGTTCACAGCTATGCTATATCCCCTTCTCATCAGCTCTGTTGGCATCCTCGTATGTTTGCTTACCACCTTATTTGCTACCGATTTCTTTGAAGTCAAGGCTGTTAAGGAAATTGAGCCAGCATTGAAGAAGCAACTCGTTATCTCAACTGTCCTCATGACGATTGGAATTGCTATTGTTAGTTGGGTCGCTCTTCCATCGACCTTCACAATATTCAATTTCGGAGTTCAGAAAGAAGTACAAAGCTG GCAGTTGTTCTTGTGTGTCGCAGTTGGTTTGTGGGCCGGACTTGTTATTGGGTTTGTCACTGAGTACTATACCAGCAATGCGTACAG CCCTGTGCAAGATGTTGCTGATTCATGCCGCACTGGTGCTGCCACTAATGTTATTTTTGGCCTTGCCTTGGGTTACAAATCAGTTATCATCCCCATTTTTGCCATTGCAATCAGTATCTTTGTTAGCTTCAGCTTTGCTGCAATGTACGGCATTGCAGTTGCTGCCCTTGGAATGCTGAGCACTATCGCCACTGGTTTGGCAATTGATGCATATGGTCCCATTAGTGACAATGCAGGAGGCATTGCTGAGATGGCTGGAATGAGCCACAGAATCAGAGAGAGAACTGATGCACTTGATGCTGCAGGAAACACTACTGCTGCTATTGGAAAG GGATTTGCCATTGGTTCTGCTGCTCTCGTATCTCTGGCCCTCTTTGGGGCATTTGTCAGCCGGGCAGCAATTTCCACTGTAGATGTCTTGACACCTAAAGTATTTATTGGTTTGCTAGTCGGTGCTATGCTTCCTTATTGGTTCTCCGCCATGACAATGAAGAGTGTTGGAAGCGCTGCTCTTAAGATGGTTGAGGAAGTGCGCAGGCAATTCAACACCATCCCTGGTCTCATGGAAGGAACTGCCAAGCCCGACTATGCCACCTGTGTCAAGATCTCCACAGATGCATCAATCAAGGAGATGATCCCACCTGGTTGTCTTGTCATGCTCACTCCATTGATTGTTGGGATCTTGTTTGGTGTCGAAACACTGTCTGGTGTGCTCGCAGGATCTCTTGTCTCTGGTGTACAG ATTGCCATCTCTGCATCTAACACTGGTGGTGCCTGGGATAATGCTAAGAAGTACATTGag GCTGGAGCCTCAGAACATGCAAGAACTCTTGGCCCCAAGGGATCTGATGCACACAAAGCTGCTGTTATTGGTGACACTGTTGGTGACCCTCTCAAGGACACATCTGGACCATCATTGAACATTCTTATCAAGCTGATGGCTGTCGAGTCCCTCGTGTTCGCTCCATTCTTCGCCACCCACGGTGGTCTCCTCTTCAAGTTGTTTTAA